One genomic region from Corvus hawaiiensis isolate bCorHaw1 chromosome 21, bCorHaw1.pri.cur, whole genome shotgun sequence encodes:
- the PRRC2B gene encoding protein PRRC2B isoform X5 translates to MSDRLGQITKGKDGKSKYSTLSLFDKYKGKSIEAIRTTVIPRHGLQSLGKVAAARRMPPPANLPSLKSENKGNDPNIIIVPKDGTGWANKQDQPDQKSSSATAAQLQESLPQQGLQKSVSNLQKPTQSISQESTNSVPGGPKSWAQLNGKPAGQEGGSRASSRLLSFSPEEFPTLKAAGEQDKVGKEKGALDPSYGPGPSLRPQNVTSWREGGGRNITSATSLTASPAELGSKTSSTGDGAPSSASASDPKEPSLRPAQPVRKGASQFMGNVYQPPTYHDMLPAFMCPQQPSETPASLDRGSFPVPQLRLEPRVPFRQFQMNDQDGKENRLSLSRPARPVRQQMERVPRPTIINAENLKGLDELDNDADDGWAGIHDEVDYSEKLKFSEDEEEEETLKDGRQKWNSWDPRRQRQLSLSSADSADVKHTLEEGKNWNDSVGLSRPLRKVQDSQQPPRKLNGWSSASEYQKPALGSVLRQQSLEDKEEKVPVRQKFVHSEISEAVERARRRREEEERRAREERLAACAAKLKQLDQKCKLAQKSGETQKHTGNEDVRPPSTEKNTAQENGHAFRKATPEFHTQDTSVGYLEEETPAPAAAAQSSSEEELREAPSPAQEFNKYQKSLPPRFQRQQQQQQQQQEQLYKMQHWQQQVYPPPSHSHPQRTFYPPHPQMLGFDPRWMMMPSYMDPRMAQSRTPVDFYPSALHPSGIMKPMIQQDSIGGSSCRSEDQNCQAGQAERKTAPLDPVPVWGQDSYTSLQSKGYSLSHQKQADSMSMEGLHARNESYSASGRPESLSTQRDLFEERGEEYLNAFDKKAQADFDSCLSSQRIGQDLLFQHQESVQEACTAGSRHANLRCSPLEPDFIQAEKKPEYNGWDISHHQKPAETAAEAAEEVPRDEQSFSADPWKKEGASTKQATEETAEWAPESRNTSGQHQEQMGRTRRSGPIKKPVLKALKVEEKEKEMEKVKLEGEDSSRPLKEKAAVQKAENESDDSAALLNSTRYLLDDKGSSQTSLAREAEKSQEEEEEEEEEEKPERTWEKKLSRETSDLPPTKRNNWIFIDEEQAFGGRGQGRGRGRGFREFTFRGRGTVVSSRGVYNNQRSSRGRGLREFNQPEDFPRGKPRRRIASETHSEGSEYEELPKRRRQRGSENSNEGSVLDREDSDLKKGDFKESWRSNKIYSDDHNSLDPKMRAPRAFGRSLPPRLSNSGYGRRGFLGKEPSQWQGRSGGGGWQEYSHTAPSDAFGSRQQSDRDYIQDSYKHTDSFSSRVFDESHLDDKRHFFQEDYSADQENIENRPFRRRRPPRQDKPPRFRRLRQERESVGQWNPEEGGPNLLPSQWPGRPKLSPAEKSSVSGRRSPELSYQNSSDHANEEWETASESSDFSERRERRDGVPESESQLEGGLGTGSLGEKRELAKRSFSSQRPLVDRQSRKAEPAGFAEQSVRTGVGAASRYESQQNGTLIKSKRSPEEGGGLGNTSGGSSHSIYSLDRASHVNSESAEGPGKKPEKEHKSTAQRASEKGEALSQFELSYGSTIIDNRVSNTAEENEVGSMAGEGFIEVLTKKQRRLLEEERRKKEQAAQAPAKARVLQSRIPPRFAKKQNSLCLEQSDVTVSGNSLGTEIWESNSPALSVQSPGSDSWSKPVNTFNGTESSTTEQGFKGSQGDSGIDLSAESRESSATSSQRSSPYGTLKPEEMNGAGLVDPKPDCQKEQVQKQTDKKDSDQGSGQNKEHKPGPIGNERSLKNRKGSEGTERLEGNIPPVNGVEIHVDSVLPVPPIEFGVNPKDSDFSLPPGSASGTAANPVTKLQDALASNAGLTQSIPILRRDHHLQRCIGLNPMSFPTADLTLKMESARKAWENSPSLPEQSSPGGAGSGIQPPSSVGASNGVSYSSFGGVSMPPMPVASVAPSASIPGNHIPPLYLDGHVFASQPRLVPQTIPQQQSYQQAAAAQQIPISLHTSLQAQAQLGLRGGLPVSQSQEMYSSIQPFRSQVYMHPSLSQPSTMVLTGGTALKPPYSAFPGMQPLEVVKTQSGSPYQPMNGSQALVYEGQINQAGMGASQMMDSQLTQLTMPVPGSQLPLPRYGSGQQPLLLPQSIQLPQGQNLPVGAPRRILPPGSQPSVLAASRESSQMEMKGFHFSDGKQSMSSGGSVPSSHTYRPSSASPSGKPSGPAVSMGSVQGHYVQQAKQRVDDNKANLGAVKLQETASTNQMKPVRTGAIKPQAVKVEESKA, encoded by the exons GTTCAAGGGCCTCAAGCCGACTGTTATCCTTCTCTCCCGAGGAATTTCCGACGCTGAAAGCAGCTGGCGAGCAGGACAAGGTTGGCAAAGAAAAGGGCGCCTTAGATCCGTCGTATGGGCCAGGACCAAGCCTCCGCCCCCAAA ATGTCACCAGTTGGAGGGAGGGCGGTGGGAGGAACATCACCTCTGCCACATCTCTGACCGCCTCccctgctgagctgggcagcAAGACCTCCAGCACTGGAGACGGGGCCCCCTCCTCAGCGAGCGCCAGCGATCCCAAGGAGCCGTCTCtccgcccagctcagcctgtCCGCAAAGGGGCTTCGCAGTTCATGGGAAACGTCTACCAGCCACCCACATACCATGACATGCTACCTGCTTTT ATGTGTCCACAACAGCCATCCGAGACCCCTGCATCGCTGGACCGAGGGTCTTTCCCCGTTCCTCAGCTTCGGCTTGAGCCCCGGGTACCTTTCAGACAATTCCAAATGAATGACCAGGATGG aaaagagAACAGGCTCAGCCTGTCTCGCCCAGCCCGACCAGTTCGGCAGCAGATGGAGCGAGTGCCTCGTCCCACCATCATCAACGCAGAGAACCTGAAGGGGCTGGATGAGCTGGACAATGATGCAGATGATGGATGGGCAG GCATTCATGATGAAGTGGATTATTCTGAGAAACTAAAGTTTAGTGAagatgaagaagaggaagaaactcTTAAAGATGGACGACAGAAGTG GAACAGCTGGGATCCCAGAAGGCAGCGACAGTTgtccctgagctctgcagacAGTGCAGATGTCAAGCACAccttggaagaaggaaaaaattggaATGATTCAGTTGGTTTGTCCCGGCCACTCCGGAAAGTGCAGGATTCACAGCAGCCTCCAAGGAAGCTgaatggctggagctctgcctcAGAGTACCAG aagcCTGCACTGGGAAGTGTTCTCAGGCAGCAGTCCCTCGAggataaagaagaaaaggtgCCTGTGAGACAGAAGTTTGTGCACTCTGAGATCTCTGAGGCTGTCGAGAGAGCCAGGAGGCgacgggaggaggaggagcggcgCGCCAGGGAGGAGCGcctggcagcctgtgctgcaaAGCTCAAGCAACTTGATCAGAAATGCAAACTGGCTCAGAAGAGTGGGgagacacagaaacacacagggaATGAAGATGTGCGACCTCCCAGCACCGAGAAAAACACTGCACAAGAGAATGGCCATGCTTTCCGTAAAG caaCCCCTGAGTTTCACACGCAGGATACCTCTGTTGGCTATCTGGAAGAGGAgactcctgctccagcagcagcagcccaaagCAGCAGTGAGGAGGAGCTCAGAGAAGCTCCCTCGCCAGCACAAGAATTCAACAAATACCAGAAGTCTCTTCCCCCACGattccagaggcagcagcaacagcagcaacagcagcag gagcagctgtacaagatgcagcactggcagcagcaggtctATCCTCCCCCGTCCCACTCCCATCCCCAGCGGACGTTCTACCCGCCGCACCCACAGATGCTCGGCTTTGATCCCCGCTGGATGATGATGCCGTCCTACATGGACCCTCGCATGGCCCAGAGCCGCACCCCCGTGGATTTCTACCCTTCAGCCCTTCACCCTTCAG GAATTATGAAGCCCATGATTCAGCAGGACTCCATTGGTGGGAGCAGCTGTCGGTCTGAAGATCAGAACTGTcaagcagggcaggcagagaggaaaactgCTCCCTTGGATCCTGTGCCAGTGTGGGGCCAGGACAGCTACACGTCTCTGCAGAGCAAAGGATACTCCCTGTCACATCAAAAACAGGCTGACAGCATGAGCATGGAGGGGCTGCATGCCAG GAATGAAAGTTACTCTGCTTCTGGAAGACCGGAGAGTCTGAGCACTCAGCGAGATCTCTttgaggagagaggggaggagtATTTGAATGCTTTTGACAAGAAGGCCCAAGCAGACTTTGACAGCTGCCTGTCTTCTCAGAGGATAGGCCAGGATCTCCTGTTTCAGCATCAGGAGAGCGTGCAGGAAGCCTGTACTGCTGGCAGCCGCCATGCGAACCTGAGGTGTTCGCCCCTCGAGCCTGATTTTATCCAAGCAGAGAAGAAGCCTGAATATAATGGTTGGGATATCAGCCACCATCAGAAACCTGCGGAGAcggcagcagaagctgctgaagaAGTGCCCCGGGATGAGCAGTCGTTCAGTGCTGACCCATGGAAGAAAGAAGGAGCCAGTACCAAACAGGCCACTGAAGAGACAGCAGAGTGGGCTCCTGAGAGCCGCAACACCAgcgggcagcaccaggagcaaaTGGGGAGGACACGGCGGTCGGGCCCCATTAAAAAACCAGTCCTGAAAGCCCTCAAggtggaagagaaggagaaggagatggagaaggTTAAACTGGAGGGAGAGGACAGCTCACgcccactgaaggagaaggcagCTGTTCAGAAGGCAGAAAATGAGTCAGATGACTCTGCTGCCTTGCTGAACTCCACACGTTACCTGCTGGATGACAAAGGTTCTTCCCAAACCAGTCTTGCACGAGAGGCTGAGAAATcccaagaagaagaagaggaggaggaggaggaagagaagccAGAAAGAACCTGGGAGAAAAAACTATCCAGAGAGACCAGTGATCTCCCTCCCACTAAAAGAAACAACTGGATCTTCATTGATGAGGAGCAAGCTTTTGGTGGGAGAGGTCAAGGGCGTGGGCGAGGGAGAGGCTTCAGAGAGTTCACTTTCAGAGGCCGAGGCACAGTTGTGAGCAGCAGGGGTGTCTACAACAACCAGAGGAGCAGCCGGGGCCGAGGGCTCCGGGAGTTCAACCAGCCAGAGGACTTCCCCAGAGGCAAACCAAGGCGCCGGATTGCCAGTGAGACGCACAGTGAAGGGTCAGAGTATGAGGAGCTCCCCAAACGTCGCCGGCAGAGGGGCTCAGAAAATAGCAATGAAGGCTCTGTGCTGGACAGGGAGGACAGTGATTTGAAAAAGGGAGACTTCAAAGAGTCTTGGAGGTCCAACAAAATCTATTCAGATGATCACAATAGCCTGGATCCTAAGATGAGGGCTCCAAGAGCCTTTGGGAGATCGCTGCCACCGAGACTGAGCAACTCTGGCTATGGGCGAAGGGGGTTCCTGGGTAAGGAGCCCAGCCAGTGGCAAGGCAGGAGTGGGGGAGGAGGGTGGCAGGAGTACAGCCACACAGCTCCATCAGACGCTTTCGGGAGCAGGCAGCAGTCTGACAGGGACTACATTCAGGACTCTTACAAACACACGGATTCTTTCTCCAGCCGGGTTTTTGATGAGAGTCATCTGGATGACAAAAGGCACTTTTTCCAGGAGGATTACTCAGCGGATCAGGAGAACATAGAGAACAGGCCCTTCAGGAGGCGGCGTCCCCCCCGCCAGGACAAGCCCCCACGGTTCAGGCGCCTCAGGCAAGAGAGGGAATCGGTTGGGCAGTGGAACCCCGAGGAGGGAGGCCCCAACCTGCTGCCCAGCCAGTGGCCAGGGAGACCCAAgctgagccctgcagagaaGAGCAGTGTCTCGGGCAGACGCTCTCCTGAGCTGTCCTACCAAAACTCTTCGGACCATGCCAATGAGGAGTGGGAGACAGCGTCTGAGAGCAGTGACTTCAGTGAGCGGCGAGAGAGAAGAGATGGAGTTCCAGAGAGTGAGAGCCAGCTGGAAGGTGGCCTTGGCACCGGAAGCTTGGGAGAGAAGAGGGAACTGGCAAAGAGGAGCTTCTCAAGCCAGAGGCCGCTGGTGGACAGGCAGAGCCGCAAGGCTGAGCCAGCAGGGTTTGCAGAGCAGTCCGTCAGGACTGGGGTGGGAGCAGCTTCCAGATACGAGAGCCAGCAGAACGGAACCCTGATAAAGAGCAAAAG GTCtccagaagaaggaggaggccTTGGCAACACCAGTGGTGGGAGCAGCCATTCCATTTACAGCTTGGATAGGGCCTCCCATGTGAACTCAGAGAGTGCTGAGGGGCCGGGTAAAAAGCCAGAGAAGGAGCACAAATCCACTGCGCAAAGAGCAAGTGAGAAGGGAGAGGCCTTGTCACAGTTTGAACTGAGTTATGGAA GTACCATCATTGATAATCGGGTGTCGAACACAGCAGAAGAGAATGAAGTTGGTTCCATGGCAGGGGAAGGCTTCATTGAGGTTCTTACTAAAAAGCAGCGTCGTTTGCTGGAAGAGGAGCGAAGGAAgaaggaacaggctgctcag GCACCAGCCAAGGCCCGCGTCCTTCAGTCGCGCATTCCACCTCGATTTGCTAAGAAACAGAACAGcctgtgcttggagcagagtgATGTAACAGTGTCTGGAAACAGCCTGGGCACAGAGATCTGGGAGAGCAACAGCCCAG CACTTTCTGTTCAATCTCCTGGCAGTGATTCCTGGAGCAAGCCTGTAAATACCTTTAACGGTACCGAGTCTAGCACCACTGAG CAGGGATTTAAAGGCAGCCAGGGGGATAGTGGCATTGACTTGAGCGCGGAGTCTCGGGAATCCTCCGCGACCTCCTCCCAGCGCAGTTCTCCATATGGCACCCTCAAACCAGAGGAGATGAATGGGGCTGGCCTGGTGGACCCAAAGCCTGACTGCCAGAAGGAGCAAGTGCAGAAGCAAACTGATAAAAAG GATTCAGATCAAGGCTCAGGACAGAACAAGGAACACAAGCCTGGACCAATCGGCAACGAACGCtccctgaaaaacagaaagggtTCGGAGGGAACGGAACGGCTGGAAGGGAATATTCCCCCTGTTAATGGGGTGGAAATTCACGTGGATTCTGTACTTCCTGTGCCACCCATTGAATTTGGAGTAAATCCTAAA GACTCTGACTTCAGCTTGCCACCTGGTTCTGCCTCTGGCACTGCAGCTAACCCTGTCACCAAATTGCAGGATGCCTTGGCCAGTAAT GCAGGGTTAACACAGTCCATTCCCATCCTGCGAAGGGATCATCACCTCCAGCGCTGCATCGGCCTGAACCCCATGTCCTTCCCCACTGCAGACCTTACTCTTAAG ATGGAGTCTGCTCGTAAAGCTTGGGAAAACTCTCCGAGTTTACCAGAACAGAGCTCCCCAGGAGGTGCAGGCTCAGGCATCCAGCCTCCTTCCAGTGTTGGAGCTTCCAACGGTGTCAGCTACAGCTCTTTTGGTGGAGTTTCTATGCCTCCTATGCCTGTGGCATCTGTAGCACCTTCTGCATCTATTCCAG GTAACCATATTCCACCCCTGTATCTGGATGGCCACGTGTTTGCAAGTCAGCCGCGCCTGGTCCCTCAGACGATACCTCAGCAGCAAAGCTACCAACAG gctgctgctgctcaacAGATTCCCATTTCCCTCCACACATCCTTACAGGCCCAAGCTCAGCTTGGGCTGAGGGGTGGTCTGCCTGTTTCCCAGTCCCAGGAGATGTACAGCTCCATACAGCCCTTCAG GTCTCAGGTGTATATGCACCCCAGtctgtcccagcccagcaccatgGTCCTGACAGGAGGCACTGCTCTGAAGCCTCCGTATTCCGCCTTCCCAGGCATGCAGCCCTTGGAGGTGGTGAAAACCCAGTCTGGGTCCCCCTATCAGCCCATGAACGGAAGCCAGGCACTGGTTTATGAGGGGCAGATAAACCAGGCTGGTATGGGAGCCTCCCAGATGATGGACTCTCAGCTCACACAG CTGACAATGCCTGtgcctggctcccagctgcctctgccccgCTACGGCTCTGGCCAGCAGCCCCTGCTTCTGCCACAGTCCATCCAGCTTCCTCAGGGGCAAAACCTGCCTGTAGGAGCTCCCCGAAGAATCCTCCCTCCTGGATCCCAACCTTCTGTTcttgctgccagcagggag TCCTCCCAGATGGAAATGAAAGGGTTTCATTTCTCCGATGGTAAACAGAGCATGTCCTCCGGAGGGTCTGTGCCATCCTCACACACGTACAG GCCtagctctgccagccccagcgGGAAGCCGTCGGGACCAGCAGTGAGCATGGGCTCTGTGCAAGGACACTATGTACAACAG GCAAAGCAGCGGGTGGATGATAACAAAGCCAATCTGGGAGCAGTGAAGCTGCAAGAAACAGCCTCCACAAACCAGATGAAGCCAGTGCGCACAGGAGCGATCAAACCTCAGGCAGTCAAAGTGGAGGAGAGCAAGGCCTAG